One genomic window of Myxocyprinus asiaticus isolate MX2 ecotype Aquarium Trade chromosome 5, UBuf_Myxa_2, whole genome shotgun sequence includes the following:
- the tmem53 gene encoding transmembrane protein 53 isoform X2, producing MGEDGIDYNIVFPEALISEKHWRGSKEPVVILLGWAGCRDKHLAKYSSIYNEQGCVTVRCTAPLKTVFFSESFGYKELRSTAHKLLELLYDYEVENNPIFFHVFSNGGFMLYRYMVELLHSHKQFSTLCVMGTVVDSAPGSQNVIGALRALKTTLRSKVNVLLQYLLLALFAVMVVLLRIVLYPMTKYFHKNHYDAMMEHPAPWPQMYLYSRADRVIRYKDVEKMVKVLQKKGLMVESFDFITPAHVSLYRDCPEDYSNRCRTFLTRCMNTSEETLTTKRLHVHH from the exons ATGGGGGAGGATGGTATTGACTACAACATAGTATTTCCAGAGGCACTGATCTCAG AAAAACATTGGCGCGGATCAAAGGAACCAGTGGTTATTCTTTTAGGCTGGGCTGGCTGCAGAGACAAACATCTGGCAAAATACAGTTCAATTTATAATGAACAG GGATGTGTGACTGTGCGCTGCACGGCTCCattgaaaacagtttttttttcagaATCATTCGGATACAAGGAACTCCGAAGCACTGCTCACAAATTACTTGAACTTCTTTATGACTACGAGGTTGAGAACAACCCAATTTTTTTCCATGTGTTCAGCAATGGTGGCTTCATGCTGTATCGCTACATGGTTGAGTTATTGCACAGTCACAAGCAGTTTAGCACTCTGTGTGTGATGGGCACAGTTGTGGACAGCGCCCCGGGCAGTCAAAATGTTATAGGTGCCCTCAGAGCTCTCAAAACCACCTTGAGGTCTAAAGTCAATGTGCTGCTGCAGTACCTCCTCCTGGCACTGTTTGCTGTTATGGTTGTCCTTCTCAGGATTGTCCTGTATCCTATGACCAAGTACTTTCACAAGAACCACTATGATGCCATGATGGAGCATCCAGCCCCTTGGCCTCAGATGTATCTCTATTCGAGAgcagacagggtgatcagataCAAAGATGTGGAGAAGATGGTTAAGGTGTTGCAGAAGAAAGGGCTGATGGTTGAAAGCTTTGATTTCATCACCCCTGCCCATGTGAGTCTTTACAGAGACTGCCCAGAGGACTATTCCAACAGGTGCAGGACATTTCTAACCCGCTGCATGAACACTTCAGAGGAGACATTGACGACAAAGCGCCTCCATGTGCACCACTGA
- the tmem53 gene encoding transmembrane protein 53 isoform X1, with product MCVSVMGFVLLGHIVRLLTEKHWRGSKEPVVILLGWAGCRDKHLAKYSSIYNEQGCVTVRCTAPLKTVFFSESFGYKELRSTAHKLLELLYDYEVENNPIFFHVFSNGGFMLYRYMVELLHSHKQFSTLCVMGTVVDSAPGSQNVIGALRALKTTLRSKVNVLLQYLLLALFAVMVVLLRIVLYPMTKYFHKNHYDAMMEHPAPWPQMYLYSRADRVIRYKDVEKMVKVLQKKGLMVESFDFITPAHVSLYRDCPEDYSNRCRTFLTRCMNTSEETLTTKRLHVHH from the exons ATGTGTGTATCTGTCATGGGATTTGTGTTGCTTGGACATATTGTTCGTCTCTTGACAGAAAAACATTGGCGCGGATCAAAGGAACCAGTGGTTATTCTTTTAGGCTGGGCTGGCTGCAGAGACAAACATCTGGCAAAATACAGTTCAATTTATAATGAACAG GGATGTGTGACTGTGCGCTGCACGGCTCCattgaaaacagtttttttttcagaATCATTCGGATACAAGGAACTCCGAAGCACTGCTCACAAATTACTTGAACTTCTTTATGACTACGAGGTTGAGAACAACCCAATTTTTTTCCATGTGTTCAGCAATGGTGGCTTCATGCTGTATCGCTACATGGTTGAGTTATTGCACAGTCACAAGCAGTTTAGCACTCTGTGTGTGATGGGCACAGTTGTGGACAGCGCCCCGGGCAGTCAAAATGTTATAGGTGCCCTCAGAGCTCTCAAAACCACCTTGAGGTCTAAAGTCAATGTGCTGCTGCAGTACCTCCTCCTGGCACTGTTTGCTGTTATGGTTGTCCTTCTCAGGATTGTCCTGTATCCTATGACCAAGTACTTTCACAAGAACCACTATGATGCCATGATGGAGCATCCAGCCCCTTGGCCTCAGATGTATCTCTATTCGAGAgcagacagggtgatcagataCAAAGATGTGGAGAAGATGGTTAAGGTGTTGCAGAAGAAAGGGCTGATGGTTGAAAGCTTTGATTTCATCACCCCTGCCCATGTGAGTCTTTACAGAGACTGCCCAGAGGACTATTCCAACAGGTGCAGGACATTTCTAACCCGCTGCATGAACACTTCAGAGGAGACATTGACGACAAAGCGCCTCCATGTGCACCACTGA
- the LOC127441595 gene encoding melanopsin-like, with the protein MNHHSSWRGHHCAPEDTNCTSSFKESLGGRSYKLLHVPFHGPTHSHHHEPPHPFPTVDVPDHAHYIIGSVILIVGITGVIGNALVIYVFSRSHTLRTAGNMFVVNLAVADFFMSLTQSPVFFAASLHRRWVFGERACELYAFCGALFGICSMMTLTAIAADRCLAITQPLALVGKVSRRKAGAVLAVVWLYSLGWSLPPFFGWSAFVPEGLQTSCSWDYMTFTPSVRAYTILLFIFVFFIPLGIIGSCYFGIFRAIRAAGREIRELGCGETHKVFERMQNEWKMAKVALLVILLFIISWSPYSVVALTATAGYSHFLTPYMNSVPAVIAKASAIHNPIIYAITHPKYRAAIARYIPVLRPILRVREKDLRSSFSSSSALSSRRPTLTSQCSLGVNMGNAARANGRWGKTRLSSASDTDSCWTESEADGSSVNSLTSSRRVSTEISTDTAIPAQSSSSITTSGQKLGKTDKVLSMPMPSISFETDTSEGEPLSDGKAFLLGGN; encoded by the coding sequence ATGAACCATCACTCTTCGTGGAGAGGACATCATTGTGCCCCTGAAGACACCAACTGCACTTCAAGCTTTAAGGAGTCCTTAGGTGGCAGGAGCTACAAGTTACTCCATGTGCCATTCCATGGGCCaacccacagccaccaccatgaGCCTCCACACCCGTTCCCCACTGTGGATGTTCCTGACCATGCCCACTACATCATCGGATCTGTCATCTTAATAGTTGGCATCACTGGAGTGATTGGAAATGCTCTGGTGATCTACGTGTTCTCCCGAAGCCATACACTTCGCACTGCGGGGAACATGTTTGTGGTGAACCTGGCTGTGGCTGATTTCTTCATGTCTCTCACCCAGTCACCCGTGTTCTTTGCAGCCAGCCTGCATAGGCGCTGGGTGTTTGGTGAGCGTGCTTGTGAGCTCTATGCCTTCTGTGGAGCCCTCTTTGGAATCTGTTCCATGATGACTTTGACTGCTATTGCGGCCGACCGCTGCCTTGCCATAACTCAGCCTCTTGCCCTTGTAGGCAAAGTTAGCCGACGCAAAGCTGGCGCAGTACTGGCTGTTGTTTGGCTCTATTCTTTAGGCTGGAGCCTTCCGCCTTTCTTCGGCTGGAGTGCTTTTGTACCAGAGGGTCTTCAGACTTCCTGTTCATGGGACTACATGACTTTCACTCCATCAGTGCGTGCATACACCATCCTCCTCTTCATTTTTGTCTTCTTTATCCCACTGGGCATTATCGGTAGCTGCTACTTTGGAATTTTCAGAGCTATCCGAGCAGCCGGGAGGGAGATAAGAGAGCTGGGTTGTGGGGAAACGCATAAGGTGTTTGAACGTATGCAGAATGAATGGAAGATGGCTAAGGTTGCCCTCCTGGTGATTTTGCTCTTCATAATATCCTGGTCACCCTACTCCGTGGTGGCTCTAACTGCTACAGCAGGCTATTCCCATTTTCTGACCCCCTACATGAATTCAGTGCCTGCCGTTATTGCCAAGGCCTCAGCCATCCACAATCCCATTATCTATGCAATCACACATCCAAAATATCGGGCAGCTATTGCGCGCTATATCCCAGTTCTTCGCCCTATCCTGCGTGTAAGAGAGAAGGACCTCCGTTCATCTTTCAGTTCCAGCAGTGCCCTCTCCTCCCGTCGTCCGACACTTACCAGTCAATGCTCCCTGGGGGTTAACATGGGCAATGCTGCACGTGCTAATGGCCGCTGGGGGAAGACCCGCTTGTCTTCTGCTTCGGACACTGATTCCTGCTGGACGGAGAGTGAGGCTGACGGTTCCAGTGTGAATTCCTTGACATCTAGCCGCCGTGTGTCCACAGAGATCTCTACAGATACAGCCATTCCTGCACAGTCCAGCAGCAGCATCACCACCAGTGGGCAGAAATTAGGGAAGACGGACAAAGTTTTAAGCATGCCTATGCCGTCTATTTCTTTTGAAACAGATACATCGGAGGGGGAGCCTCTGTCTGACGGGAAGGCTTTCCTCCTTGGGGGGAACTAA